One stretch of Terriglobia bacterium DNA includes these proteins:
- a CDS encoding helix-turn-helix domain-containing protein produces the protein MTKLPTLGKRIRELRVARELSQRDLAERVAARLRKEDGRGFDFSYLSKIENDHLVPSTTALLQIAAELGTDSDELLALAAKAPPDVGETLKKSPGARAFFRSATNKNLSEDEWQDLLHRLGKK, from the coding sequence ATGACAAAGCTGCCGACGCTCGGGAAACGGATCCGTGAGCTGCGGGTCGCGCGGGAACTTTCGCAGCGCGACCTCGCCGAACGCGTTGCCGCACGACTTAGGAAAGAAGACGGCAGGGGTTTCGATTTCAGTTACCTGAGCAAGATTGAAAACGACCATCTCGTACCTTCGACCACTGCCCTTCTCCAGATCGCCGCTGAATTAGGTACAGACAGCGATGAGCTGCTTGCGCTGGCGGCCAAGGCACCTCCTGATGTCGGCGAGACCCTCAAGAAGAGCCCCGGTGCCCGGGCCTTCTTCCGGTCCGCGACGAACAAGAACCTAAGCGAAGACGAGTGGCAAGACCTCCTGCATCGCCTCGGGAAAAAGTGA